A stretch of Paenibacillus mucilaginosus 3016 DNA encodes these proteins:
- a CDS encoding globin-coupled sensor protein, producing the protein MSKCPFSTVAGWFGWKRDAKPAHHELFLKQEQMNQVAVSYTIDDSELDEQLRMIRFTEQDLRVIKMIQPLMVSQIDWIVEQFYDAVLKVGKLEKIIHDHSSVERLRRTLKVHLTELFSGQIDRKFVEKRIGIALIHQRIGLEPKWYMGAFQNLQNAFLQVVQTHVQDREESVVISGIVTKLLNFEQQLVLEAYEKENLRQRELEHERYRSDLRSISEELSLLTDVSSRSVDGLISSSGGVKEALEMTVQQSKTSQSLAGTGQERLNSLETRIHAIHDRADHMQTAIGQLSELMGQIKEIVTIVQDIAEQTNLLSLNAAIEAARAGEHGRGFSIVADQVRKLSEDTKTTLTRIGDIVSQSDKYNTNVIRSIAEVQQVVETSRKEAAEARRVFTGIMDSMQSNIDRTVDMESEMDTLQQVVREIGGAVSKVAASADTLRSRA; encoded by the coding sequence ATGAGCAAATGTCCTTTCAGCACGGTAGCCGGATGGTTCGGGTGGAAGCGGGATGCGAAGCCCGCCCATCATGAGCTGTTCCTGAAGCAGGAGCAGATGAACCAGGTGGCCGTATCCTATACAATCGATGACAGCGAGCTGGATGAGCAGCTGCGAATGATCCGGTTCACGGAGCAGGACCTGCGGGTGATCAAGATGATTCAGCCGCTGATGGTCAGCCAGATCGACTGGATTGTGGAACAGTTCTATGATGCCGTCCTGAAGGTAGGCAAGCTGGAGAAAATCATCCACGACCACAGCTCGGTAGAGCGCCTGCGCAGGACGCTGAAGGTGCATCTGACCGAGCTGTTCAGCGGGCAGATCGACCGCAAATTCGTCGAGAAGCGGATCGGGATCGCTCTGATCCATCAGCGGATCGGGCTGGAGCCCAAGTGGTACATGGGCGCTTTCCAGAACCTGCAGAACGCGTTCCTTCAGGTCGTGCAGACGCATGTGCAGGACCGCGAGGAGAGCGTCGTCATCTCGGGCATCGTGACGAAGCTGCTGAATTTCGAGCAGCAGCTCGTGCTCGAGGCGTACGAGAAGGAGAATCTCCGCCAGCGGGAGCTGGAGCATGAGCGCTACCGCAGCGATCTGCGCTCGATCAGCGAAGAGCTGTCGCTGCTCACCGACGTGAGCAGCCGGTCGGTCGATGGCTTGATATCCAGCAGCGGGGGCGTCAAGGAGGCGCTGGAGATGACAGTCCAGCAGTCCAAGACAAGCCAGAGCCTGGCCGGTACGGGCCAGGAGCGGCTGAACTCGCTCGAGACCCGCATTCATGCCATTCATGACCGCGCGGACCACATGCAGACGGCGATCGGCCAGCTCAGCGAGCTCATGGGCCAGATCAAGGAGATTGTCACGATCGTGCAGGACATTGCGGAGCAGACGAACCTGCTGTCGCTCAATGCGGCGATCGAGGCCGCCCGCGCCGGAGAGCACGGAAGAGGCTTCTCCATCGTGGCCGATCAGGTGCGCAAGCTCTCCGAAGATACCAAGACCACTCTCACCCGGATTGGGGATATTGTGTCTCAGTCGGACAAATACAATACGAATGTCATCCGTTCGATTGCCGAGGTGCAGCAGGTAGTGGAGACCTCCCGCAAGGAAGCGGCCGAAGCCCGCAGGGTATTCACGGGCATTATGGACTCCATGCAGAGCAACATCGACCGTACGGTCGATATGGAATCCGAGATGGATACGCTGCAGCAGGTGGTTCGTGAGATCGGCGGCGCGGTAAGCAAGGTGGCCGCTTCGGCGGACACGCTTCGCAGCCGCGCGTAA